One Carya illinoinensis cultivar Pawnee chromosome 5, C.illinoinensisPawnee_v1, whole genome shotgun sequence genomic window, TATCATGGGTCATGCCTCTTAGATTGTTGGATTTTCTAGCAAGTTGGAGAGCCCTTCGAGGTAATCCACAAGTTGCAACAATTTGGAAAATGGTtcctatatgtatgtgttggCGTATTTGGTGGGAGCGAAATGATAGAAGTTTCGAAAACCATGAGAGAACAATAGAGGAGCTaaagttttcttctttaaaacattgTTCTTATGAGTGGGGGCCATTGTTTGTAACGGACTAAATGTGCATGACCTTTTATTGTCAGTTGTAAATTCTAGTTAGgtacttctcatgtatactcCCTGTATACTTGAGCTTTGTCTATTTCTATGaattaaacttcttgattaccgataaaaaaagTATTGGGGAGGGTGTTGGGGAATTTACAGTGGCTTGTAAAAGCTTGGGTTTATGGGCAAAACCTAAATTGAGGTAGGCGCATCTTTGGGCTTGGTCTAGATTGGATAGATTTTTAATTTCTCCTTCTTGGGCtgtaatgccccaatggaagacccaaaccacatggGCTATattccaaaaagactagtcaattatgcaattggagcctcattggaaccttataaagagcaagaacttatCCTTCCCGAGCAATGTGGAATCCCAtataccacctacccttatccttatcatatggggtatcacaatctaccctCCTTAAATTCCCGACGTTCTAGTCGGGCTTGTCCGTTGTAGGTGGCACGGTTCAAGTCCCATATTTTTAGTTGGGAtaggctttgataccatttgtaacgccccaatggaagactCAAACCACATGGGatatactccaaaaagactagtccATTATGTAGTTGGaaccccattggaaccttataaagagcaagaacttatCCTTCTCAAGTAATGAGGAATCCCATACACTACCTAccccttatcatatggggtattatATGGGCTTTTGTAGGATTATTTTCCTAGATGGGCTTAATGTGCATGATCTCCTTATATCTATTTTCTGCACCCTAGCTAGGTGTATCCTCTTGTATACATCCAATGTACTTGGCTACACCtatgatattaataaatttttacttataaaaaatatcttaggtgtttttattttattttttaatttaaatactcaATGCATGGAGCAACTGTCAgcgtgaaaaaaataaaactgatacTAGTGGTGTGGCTATTTtattcttctctatttttttacgatgggaaaaaaatatcttttatatattacatGGCATGTAAGTAACTGTTGcttgagaaaaaaaatgcttAACTGTTAAGTGGGATGATTATGGAATCTGGGATATGATGTTTGGTATTCCTAAACTATGCCTTTTAATTGTTTtagttaattttcctttttcaattttgataaaatCCTTTTCCATACGGATTATTATTGGCAGGTCTGCATACTGTGATGCTCAGTTACCACCAGAGAAGTTACGAGAGTTCTTGCCTCGTCTAGTTCCGGTACAGTTGGCGCTATGTTGATATTTtccataacatttttctttgGAGTCATACAATTCTTTTTAGCGTATCTACTATTGTTGCAGGTGTTGTTGTCCAACATGGTTTATGCTGATGATGATGAATCCATTGTGGATGCTGAGGTTAAATTTTCGATCAATTTGGGTTTTTGGGTGTATCTGAATTGGTTCTTGCTGTTGTTCATAATTCACCTGGCTTCAATTTATTGCTGCAGGAGGATGGGTCTCTCCCAGATCGTGATCAGGTTAGAATCATGTTCTTGTTATTGAGTTCCGTAGTCTTCTAATTTATATGTTTCTTTGCTTGTAATATCCTGCTCATTCAAGTTTGCTTTTTTTTCTCACTGCTGCTAATTTTTTCCCTGCAGGATCTCAAACCTCGTTTCCATTCCTCACGATTTCATGGATCAGATAATGTGGAAGATGATGTAAGCAAAAATATCACCATTGTTCTCTTTGCTTATTGAAATTGTTTGTCTGGTCAAGTCAACTCCGTAAAGATCACTTTCCTTTCATTTAACTACTTTTTAAAAAGGGGACATCATTGGGGTGCTCTTCTAAATCACATTCTTCAAATCTACAGGACGATGACATTGTTAATGTATGGAATTTGCGGAAGTGCAGTGCTGCTGCCCTTGATATACTCTCAAATGTGTTtggagatgagattcttccaaCATTGATGCCTATAGTTCAGGTGGTTGATTTGTTTGGCATTCGATGTAAATATTTGATTGTGGAAGGATATATAGCTTTAGttgcttcttttcttcttcaaattTCTCTCCTAAGCCTGTATCCGTATTGTAGCTCACCTATTATTCACTTCCTGCTTGCTGTTGGTATAAATGGACGTTTAATTGCTCATAACATTACATGGTTCCATAATGTTGAAACTGCCATTTTGATCTTTCAGGTTTTGATGGATTATTTTGGTTATTAATATGGCAACTGATTTCCTGAGCATATTTGTGATGTTTAAGAGTACTTATTTATCCAAtaatttggtttaaaaatatgtttatattgtttctttttgcCTTAATGTAAAATTCAGAGTATGTGCTGGTACGTTGAAGCCCTTAAATATTCCCATATATGAATAGGAAAACGAGCAATACTTGAATTGCTGTTGATTTGTTTGCTTAGAACATTGCTGTAAATTGCACTTTAATATATCGCTTTATTTCTAAGGTAGTTGGAAACGTCAGGTAGGATTCTTGTacaattttaagtttttggtGCAAGTGTATATGTCACGTGTACTTGGACTGTTGCCCAttcttattttcaataaaattttgattaTCGATTAAAAGAAAGGTTTTTGGTGCAAGTGGGGTTGAAATGTATCCTTCTGGGAATAGTTTCTCTCTGTAGTAGCTCCTGTATCAAATGCATGTTTTTCACATTTTGAATTTCCACAGGCCAACTTGTCCACCGCAGGTGATGCAGCCTGGAAAGAAAGGGAAGCTGCTGTCTTGGCTCTTGGTGCCATAGGTGAAGGTTGCATTCATGGTCTATATCCTCATTTATCTGAGGTAATATTTTGTTGTCTGATCTCAATTAACAAGTTTGAAGCAGGTGGTTTGTGACTTACAGGTAACGGGTGCCAATATGATGTATATATGCAAAACTTGTGTATTCATGCtttggaattttatttttctgcattAGAATTTTAAATGCATCCTTGTCTGTTGGCTTCTCTATCCCCATTCTTCTTAGAGTTCATTTTTGTAATATTCAGTTTTTGATTGCTTACTTTCCAATTAGCTGGGAACCATGGAATTGCTGTACTTTTGATACATAATTTAGTTTCAGCTTAATGATTTCGCCATCACCATCAGAACAGTAGGTTGGTGGTGCTGAGCCTATTCGCTTTTAAAAAAACTTGTGATAGTCAGCAATGGGATTCTTATTCTCCACTGTGCTTATTCTTATTTTACTGTTGCTACTTTACCAAAACGAAATTATATGCTTGCAGACTCAGctttttgaaaagttaaaattgAATTGTTGTTCTTCATTTGCAGATTGTCACATTTCTTATCCCTCTTTTAGATGATAAGTTTCCACTCATTAGGAGTATTTCATGTTGGACACTTTCTCGCTTCAGCAAATTTATTCTTCaggtataattatattttcattcTATTGTCCAATTATAGTCAAAGATCATTATTGGTTTCTTTATGATGTATTCACTTCTTTTACCTTTCTAGGCTGATAGAACATGTAACGAGTTGAAGCTTTTAAGTgggttttttaaattaaatattttatagtcGGTAGGATTAGTCAAAACAACAGAATGTAGTTGCTCTGGAATAGGGTAGAACGATGGGAATACTGGACGTTGGTGCTCTGAAGAAACTCATTATTGACTATATATTGGTTTTTTTGGTCTGATTTCCTGGATGATCAATGGGAATGGGGTGTCCACCCTACTAGGATGCTGTGTAGTCATCATGATTCATAAGCTGGCTAGAAGTCAGCCATGCTTATTCTAGGGAGCAACATCATGCCTTTAAAATAGCTTAGTTGAACTGAAGGGTGTCAAAAGGCTTTCCTGAACcaaatgatatatattttttgtgcagATCTTCTGCTGAatatttattcttaaaaaatgtttttgcaAGAAATATGACACGTCCTGGACATCTTGCAGCTTGCACTAGATATTTAACAAGACTTGACAGTACTCTTTCACAGTTTAATCCATAGGAGCCTTATTTGGCATATCctatatcattttaaaatcaatttagaTGCAGATCTCTATTGAAGCAGGGAATTCTGATCAAACTCGCATAAAACCATTTTGGCACATAAAGTATCTGATAAAACATTGAATACGCCTTTATACATAATATAGATGGTATACCGTTAAGATTCATTTCATATCTGGAATTGTCTATGACTTGTTATTCTTACTATTGTTTGAGGTTGACAACCAGTCTTCTTTTTCTATCCCAGAGTATTGGACATCAAAAAGGCTATGAGCAGTTTGACAATGTTCTTATGGGTCTTTTGCGAAGAATACTGGATCCTAACAAGCGGGTGCAAGAGGCTGCTTGTTCAGCTTTTGCAACAATGGAAGAGGTTCTCTCATGACTCTCATGTTCTTTCTTGAgaagtgattttaatatttcatttttcgtAATAAATCTTAATGGTGGTTTGTTAATTTGCAGGAGGCTGCAGAAGAGTTGGCACCACGCTTGGAAATCATTTTGCAGCATCTAATGTGTGCTTTTGGGAAATATCAGGTTGCATTCTGGCCTTGCTTTTAACAATTTTGTCTCTGCTAGAATGATGAGATGTAATGCTGGTTGATTATCAATTGATTTCTGCACAATGCTTAATGCTTGGTGTCATTATGTGTACACCCTTTGCTGCGTTAAACTAAAATCTTATGCCATTATATCCAGAGACGGAACCTCAGAATTGTATATGATGCTATTGGAACCTTAGCAGATGCTGTTGGTGGGGCACTGAATCAGGTATTTTCATTATGATAAAGGCAATCCCATCATCTGTTTTCCCAGCTCCAGATCTTTTCATGTGGGGTACTTGTTCTGAAAATCTGTTGCCCTATTGCATTTGTTGAGAAGACAATTATATGCCAATTGACCATCACTATGATTTGCAGCCCGTTTATCTTGACATTCTGATGCCGCCATTAATTGCGAAGTGGCAACAACTTTCAAATTCAGACAAGGACATCTTTCCGCTGCTGGAGTGTTTTACATCTATTGCACAGGTATTTTCAGTCAGTTCTTTTGATCTTGATCTACATTATTGTTTCATTGTGAAGgaacacttgaaagaaattgtGCTGTGTTAAGATGGTATTCTTCCCTCGTATAGTTTTTAACTACTTCATTTACTGCTATAAGAAACATGTTAACAATATTTGGTGGACAAAATCAAGGGACTTTGAGATTGCTGTGCAGAATATTTTAGGTGTCCAACGACTTGTAGTGGTGTCTGTGCAGATGATTGCAAAATTGCACCATTTCTTCTGCTTTATTCTTGGACTAGATGCAATTACACGTGAAATTGTGATGCAGCAGTacttgtaaaaaataatgaatatatattgatctGTCAAACTGGGAATATTGAAACTCTAATGTATCAGTTATATATATTGGCTCTAGCCAGTGTGCTACTACTGCTGAACATCTGTCGCATGATATAGGTGTCCTCCTTTGGTTCCCAATATTAGGTCCCCCTTTCTTTCTCTTGTTACTCTTTCTCTTTAATATTCTTTGACatttttatatgttaaattaattttaaaaaaccatAGAATCCATCCATCACAATAACACGGAAGTATAAAAttcatgagataagaataattACAGGGTCAGAGCTTTGATTGTTTCTAtctgtttgaaagtttgagactCATCACTCTAAGGTCTTCAAGTTGAGTTTTATGAGCCATATATCTCTTAAATCATCtgtgttttcttttaaatagataaatccaTCTTCAGACAACCATATGTCAGATATATGCTTAATGTGCTAACCACATgcattcacatgcatatatgTCACATATATCTTTACCATTTATAGACATTATCCTGGTCACAGAAGTGCATAAATGGATCACTAATAGGAGTTGCTGTAATACAGAAGAATAATTTGCTTTTCATCTTCCAGGCATTGGGAACGGGATTCTCTCAATTTGCTGAACCTGTATTTCAGAGGTGCATAAGCATCATTCAGACACAACAAGTGGCAAAGGTTTCAGTAATTTGATGTCTTGATTGTTTAGTCAGCAGTCATgatttattgtttattattttgccTATGGATCATTACTCTTACTTTATGCTTCTCCAAAGTTATATATCTTTATTTAAGGGTGATTAAACTTTTCACCCACAAGCTACATCTTATGTTTATCTTTGCATCCTAAACTACAAAAAGTTTCATAATTCATATATTTGTCTCCAAACAAAATATCATTGTTTTGAATTGTGAGAGCAACTTAAGAGAAATCAATGTGTGAAATGTTGCAAGAATGTATTACAAATTTCTGCACTATCGTCACGATTCAGAATCCTATGTACATTGTGCATTCTGGTAACAtccttataatttttaaacctcAAGTATTCTGTATTTATGTGGCAtcatcaaaaaaaattatttttaaactgCATGGCATTACGAAAATCTCACACTGTATTTTTCTTAGGATGTTGATCCCTCTAAAGTATGGTCCAGCTTGTAATCTTTTCAAGATGTTTACTTGAACTTCTATTGTAGGTTGATCCTGTTTCAGCAGGGGTTCAATATGATAAGGAGTTTATTGTTTGCTGTCTTGATCTGCTCGCCGGACTTGCTGAGGGTCTTGGCAGTGGGATAGAGAGTCTGGTACTCCCCTTTTCCTGAAACTTCCTGAAATTGCTTTCTTCCTTTAGTTGGTTTACTCCTAACTCATTGGGTCttgttagaaaataaataaataaatgattgtGCCTCTTTTTTGGTGAAGTTTTCaatttccagtttttttttttttggtgtggtTGATTGCAAGTTGTCTATAACAGAGCTGAGATTACATCATTTCTGAATGGAATGTGGATTTCCATGTATGAAGAAAGTCACATAATATGACATCTGCCTTGAATTGTATAGTTATGTGTGTTTACATTATTTTTCTGCAGGTTTCACAAAGTAATTTGAGAGACCTGCTTCTGCACTGTTGCATGGATGATGCTTCTGATGTCCGACAGAGTGCGTTTGCTCTTTTTGGGGACCTTGCAAGAGTAAGTTGATATTCATCAGATGACCTGATTTTATGCTGAGCGCTTAGGATAGGTTCACATCCCATCGCTTGAACTGCTTGTGGCATCTGAGGACTTGGACATAGTGACTTCTTATgtttaaaaactacaaaaaaaatggCTTTTCTAAAACGAAAGCAGCTAGGTACTATAAGGCAACAGGGTAGggctataatttttttcttttaatcggTATTCTGAAGCTATAAATTTTGTTGTAAGGTAATTTTTCTATTAGAATTTTTGATGCATATCAATTTTCTTCATGAATTTTTATTAGGTATGTCCCGTTCATTTGCATCCTCGTTTGTCTGAATTTCTTGATGTTGCAACGAAGCAACTGGTAAGTGAAACTTATGTCATGGTTATTTACCTCAAGCGGTAGTCTTGGTACCCTTCTTTATCTATGTAACTTATGTGATGTACAGAATGCTCCTAATCGGAGGGAAACTCTTTCAGTAGCAAATAATGCATGTTGGGCCATTGGGGAATTAGCGGTTAAGGTATGCCAAGCTCTTCATGCTCTTTTAAATTACTCTTAGCTTTTGCTTGACTCTTGGTATCATTTTAACCGTCTAATTAAGTGCCAGGGAGCTGTTTTTTTGGTCActtgaaatgttttttttttttttggtgattaGTCCACCTTGTGCAGACTTTGGCATACTTGATCTGTAATCTTCTCTAATAGCAAAACAGCATTCGTTTATTGGCATAGGCTCTTAGGGTGGTCTGCAAGTTGTCATTTAGAATTCCATGGTTTTAATAATCATTACTTCAGTGGCCAACGTCATTGGATGGACAAAGGACTCATTAAGGTTTGCATAATATGTCCAATCATGAACTTGCATTCGGGCAATATGATTATGGAGATCCTAGATTATGGAATCCTAGCCTGTAATCTTGGCTTTATACTGCTAGATGCCGTGCCACAGACAAATTTGAGTTTATAACCATTTTATGATCTCTCTCTAGCCcatatatttctttataaacTAAGAACA contains:
- the LOC122310681 gene encoding transportin-1-like isoform X2 → MEASSAQWLPKEEGFREICGLLEQQISHSSSSADKSQIWQQLQQYSQFPDFNNYLAFIFAHAEGKSVETRQAAGLLLKNNLRTEYKSMAPVNQQYIKSELLPCMGAADRHIRSTVGTIISVVVQLGGVLGWPELLQALVNCLDSNDINHMEGAMDALSKICEDIPQVLDSDVPGLAERPISIFLPRLYKFFQSPHASLRKLSLGSVNQYIMLMPTALYVSMEQYLQGLFVLAHDPASEVRKLVCAAFVQLIEVRPSFLEPHLGNVIEYMLQVNKDNDDEVALEACEFWSAYCDAQLPPEKLREFLPRLVPVLLSNMVYADDDESIVDAEEDGSLPDRDQDLKPRFHSSRFHGSDNVEDDDDDIVNVWNLRKCSAAALDILSNVFGDEILPTLMPIVQANLSTAGDAAWKEREAAVLALGAIGEGCIHGLYPHLSEIVTFLIPLLDDKFPLIRSISCWTLSRFSKFILQSIGHQKGYEQFDNVLMGLLRRILDPNKRVQEAACSAFATMEEEAAEELAPRLEIILQHLMCAFGKYQRRNLRIVYDAIGTLADAVGGALNQPVYLDILMPPLIAKWQQLSNSDKDIFPLLECFTSIAQALGTGFSQFAEPVFQRCISIIQTQQVAKVDPVSAGVQYDKEFIVCCLDLLAGLAEGLGSGIESLVSQSNLRDLLLHCCMDDASDVRQSAFALFGDLARVCPVHLHPRLSEFLDVATKQLNAPNRRETLSVANNACWAIGELAVKKICHL
- the LOC122310681 gene encoding transportin-1-like isoform X1, which translates into the protein MEASSAQWLPKEEGFREICGLLEQQISHSSSSADKSQIWQQLQQYSQFPDFNNYLAFIFAHAEGKSVETRQAAGLLLKNNLRTEYKSMAPVNQQYIKSELLPCMGAADRHIRSTVGTIISVVVQLGGVLGWPELLQALVNCLDSNDINHMEGAMDALSKICEDIPQVLDSDVPGLAERPISIFLPRLYKFFQSPHASLRKLSLGSVNQYIMLMPTALYVSMEQYLQGLFVLAHDPASEVRKLVCAAFVQLIEVRPSFLEPHLGNVIEYMLQVNKDNDDEVALEACEFWSAYCDAQLPPEKLREFLPRLVPVLLSNMVYADDDESIVDAEEDGSLPDRDQDLKPRFHSSRFHGSDNVEDDDDDIVNVWNLRKCSAAALDILSNVFGDEILPTLMPIVQANLSTAGDAAWKEREAAVLALGAIGEGCIHGLYPHLSEIVTFLIPLLDDKFPLIRSISCWTLSRFSKFILQSIGHQKGYEQFDNVLMGLLRRILDPNKRVQEAACSAFATMEEEAAEELAPRLEIILQHLMCAFGKYQRRNLRIVYDAIGTLADAVGGALNQPVYLDILMPPLIAKWQQLSNSDKDIFPLLECFTSIAQALGTGFSQFAEPVFQRCISIIQTQQVAKVDPVSAGVQYDKEFIVCCLDLLAGLAEGLGSGIESLVSQSNLRDLLLHCCMDDASDVRQSAFALFGDLARVCPVHLHPRLSEFLDVATKQLNAPNRRETLSVANNACWAIGELAVKVRQEVSPIVLTVISCLVPILKHAEELNKSLVENSAITLGRVAWVCPEIVAPHMEHFMQSWCTALSMIRDDVEKEDAFRGLCAVVKVNPSGALGSLVFLCKAIASWHEIRSEDLHNDVCQVLHGYKQMLRNGAWDQCMSALEPPVKDKLSKYQV